TTTGGCATTTATACACAGTATGGCCTGAACGTTGCTGCTTCAAACTTCTCTTAAATGTTTTTGCCTCGGCTCGTTTGTGTTCCGATTGGTGTTTTTATCTTTTGTGCTTTCAAACATGTTCAGTTTTCGCCATATACTAAAAGCAAACCAAAAAACTAATGCTAAGAATCTCAAGAATTTAAGTAAATGCAAAAGGGAATAAGGTAATTAAAATGTAAAATAATCCTCTCATTAGAGCAGTAACTGGTTCAAAACTTAATATATATTAAGTGCTGTAAAGGGATCTCAAAAATTTTAATCATTATTTGAAAGATCATCTTACTAGGCACTAGCAAATAAATAGTGGTGGGTCTCGGTTATTGGGTTGGGGCGACTTGTACGCGAGAGAGTAAAATGCTCCTTTGTTTTCAAGACTAGCACAATCTTGTTTCCATTGATATGTTGCCCCACTACTAAAATTTCTACAGTTTCCCTGGCTTCTGGTGATTGGCTAATTGAGCCTTCTTTTATGTCTTATTTTTTGGTTCCTGGTTATGAATGTCTTACTATCAGTCTATAATTACTTCTTTTCCTTCACAGAAATCTGAAGCTTCCCTCTAAACGGCCTTCTATTGTATGTGAAAATTGTCTTTATTCACTGGAGAAAGATAGGCGAGTGAGAGCCTTTCATATAATGGACCCAAACGGGATACTGGAAATGATTCTAGTTTTCCTTGAAGAAAGAGGTAATGGAGAGGCCATTCCTCCCTCCTTTGACAATTTCAAGGTACTTTTACTTAAAGGGGAAGGGTTCCCTTCTACTCTTCCATTGGACTACCTAAACATAGTTTGATTCAACATGTTAGCTACCAGAACGAAATGATTGTTTTTATGCGTAGCCGTTGCATTCTCTGATCATCTTGTAGGAGGATTCGGAAAGAATTCTGCCTCATCTTGGAACTTGGAAAGGTCATTCACGAACAACGCGTACTGGTGTTTATGGAGGAACAATTACTGAAGCAGATACAACTGCTGTTCTTGAAATGAACATGGACGGCAAACTAGTTCAGGTTTGGTAGCTCCTTGCTTTGGTTATTCCATTTTTACCTTAGGTTCTGAAATGAATATCTTTGCTCTTAGCTTTTGGCTGCTAATTTATTTCCTTCAATTTTCTTCTTATTTCAAGGAGATCACGTCTACTTCTGGTGCCACTAATATCACAACGAATGTACATTGGACTGGTACCATGTCCAAAAACCTAGTGACATTTGATGGTGGTTTCCAGCTTACTTTATTGCCTGGGGGAATTTACATGGGATGCCCATCTGATGTGGCTACGAATGTGCAAGAATCCACAGCATTTCATCTTGAGTTTTGTTGGCTTGAATCGCCTGGCAAGAGACAAAGACTTATTCGTACTTATGATGTAGAGGGCCTGGCTGTTTCATCTACATATTTCATTGAGTCCAAAGTCTGAGTTGTTTTTCCTGATTCAAAGCGAGCTGCTTCTGGCACCACATTTTGCTCATGCATGAATCATTTTCCTGGGTACAATCACTATTGTTGTTGTAGTATCGCAGTATCAATTGCAGCTACATATAGAATATCCAACGGAAGATAGAGTAATTGTATCACAATATTATTTGGTTGGTGCTAATAGATGTTCCACAAAATGTATATAGAATGCCCCTAGCCAAGTCTCAAAATGAAAACCTTTAGAAATTTTGTGCGGGGGTGGGGATTGTTGTTCGTAGTGAATTCCATTGCCTCTTGGACTACGAAGAATTGCATTCACCATTTGAAAATTATCAAGTATGTCACACCTCAGAGTCTAATTTGCAAtctaaattaatttttaaactttTATGTTACtagatgcttttccttgtgtcaAGAAAATTAGACTcaacacatattcatacaaaAAATATTGTTGCCCATTTGCCCAATATAAAAATTTAATTGAACTTCCTTCAGATCATGTAGCTCCTGCATCCTCCCCCCTGTTGATGACCTTGTTCACTGAGCTTAAAAGATTGTACTCTAGTTTTGGTAACTTTGCTTTTGGCCTAGGTATACGCTGGCCACGCTACCACTTGTCTAAGCTTAAGAATTTTCATTTGAACTTCATTGGGGTAGCAACTAGCAAAGGCCAAAGAATGCCAAAGACATTGACTAGATTTGACGTGTCGATTGATTGATCCTCTTGATTGAGAATTCAAATTGAAAGGTGTGTTGATGGTCAATCACTCAAGTTGGCAAGTGGCAACTTGCCTCTTGTCAAAAACAAAGCCTTATTGAGTTATTGTAGTAGCTAAAGGACAAAATATGACTTCAATTCTCTGGAAATGCAACTAGCTTGCACCTTTTTGGCTTCTTTATGAGATGCTTATGCAGGGGCCAGAAATTACGCATGTGTACCCTGAACTGGCCTGAAGTTGATTATAGCCgacatatttttcttttttgtttccaATTTTTTCAGAGAAATAAATTTATTCCTTTTCAAGGAATTTCATGATATTCATAATTTCATATCCCAGATTGTCTTTTGAATCAGCTGATTCTCTTATTGATTAATTTCCAATGTTTACTCCCCAATTAGTTATCATTTGCTTTgttatatttatttatcttgtTGTGTTAAACTTTTATACACTGTAATTCTTTTTAACTATCAGGTTACTTAAAAAACTTATTACAAGTAACTTTTGACAAAGACATTGTATCTGTGTGttattttctcaaatttttattATACATAGAGGTAGGGGGCAAGAGATTATAAGGTGaggaatcaaatcatcatatgaaaAGGAAAAAATCAAATTCTAATCAACAAAGTGAAAGTTTAAGAAATCAAGATACTAAGATTTTCCgtataaaaaatttatatttaaAGTATCAATATTTAAAGATAATTTCTTAGCTAGATTGCGAAGTTAGTAAAATAGTGGAGGTATCCACTTCTCCCAAGTGGCAGCTGGTAGGTAAACAATTCATTTTTATATCCACTGGTGTACATGTGTAGTACTCTTTATTTGGACCCATTTTTGCCACTAGCCTAGCATTCTTATCCGTCTATTGGCaacttggaatttggaaatacacTAGTAATATTGTACTGCATATATTAACAATCAATTGGCTGTACGGCTGTACCTTCAGTTTCTAATTTATGGACTTTCCCCCTAATCTAGCGAACAACTCCTAGGATTACTTAATGCATTTCTCAATCAATTTTTTCCCCTTTTCTTACTTGGCAAAATTTGAGTTATAACAGATTTAAATAACATAAATTTGGGAAGTTCACTAATGTTGCATCCTTCATATAGCATTTCAAAGATCTTACATTGCTCGGtaatttgaaagaaaaggacataaatgatctcttaactatgagagtaggttcaaaatagtcccttaactatgcacttaacggttttggtcctttaagtttgccacaagttaacaaaaatggtccctcaactatgagggttggttaaaaatagtcccttaagtatgcacttaacagttttggtcctttaagttcgccaaatgTTAACACGTTTAGTtttcgacaaaatattcatcgaactctgtttgttagatttgacgagaactatgaaaaaattagcgagaactcacatttgggtgtacgcattactaaagaaaaggccaaatacctcaggataaaaccgacggacatcagtcggttatagaaaaaaacagagaaaaaacttacagacttgataatgtcagaaaatagtgtctcggaacacaaagaccgacggactctgtcGATTAAAACCGATGAAATCCatcggctaagtaaaatacactagactcatTTTTACTGAAAACCCGAAGAAAAAAATCTTCCATCATAgtgattctttaaaaaaaaaaaaaaaaagtttctgcGCATTTTCCTTGAAAATAACCGACGGACGttcgttggttttcgtaaaaaataataaaagctaaaaaaaattaaaaaatagtgtccttcgattttatccatcgttttttcgcttgtttttagtagtgataatttttgtagtttctgctatttctaatttatttctaaggtCTGGTGTGTTTTACTTAGCTGATAAACTACCTCGTTTTTAATCGACAGAATCCGTCGAtctttgtgttccgagacactattttctgacattatcaagtctgtaggtttttcctataaccgactgATATCCGTCAGTTTTATCCTGAGGTATTTGGtcttttctttagtaatgtgtacacccaaatgtgagttctcgctaattttttcatagttctcgtcaaatctaacaaacagagttcgatgaatattttgtcgaagACTAAACGTGTTAAcatttggcgaacttaaaggaccaaaactgttaaatgcatacttaagggactatttttaaccaaccctcatagttgagggaccatttttgttaacttgtggcaaatttaaaggaccaaaaccgttaagtgcatagttaagggattaTTTTGAACCCACTCTCATAATTTGCCATTTATGTCCTTTTTAATTTGACATGTTTTATTTTTGGGGCAGTACAAGTACTTGAAACCGTATAAGTCCGACCTAATTTGGATTTGGCAAAAACTTTTTTTAACCAATAATTCTAGAATTTCATTTAACCTATGTAAGATAGTAAATCCTGAGCAATTTATAGTTGTGCCAACTCCCACCAAATAAAATTGCCTGCCTGCCAAAGTGCCAAACACTACTTCTAGGAAGAACATTTTAAAAAGTTGTGAAAAATACATGTTTTTGGATAGTTATAGCTTTTCTCCTTTTTAGTTTTTGGAAAAGAAAATTCATGAGTGTTTGTGAGTAGAAAAA
Above is a genomic segment from Lycium barbarum isolate Lr01 chromosome 12, ASM1917538v2, whole genome shotgun sequence containing:
- the LOC132621710 gene encoding uncharacterized protein LOC132621710 isoform X2, with the protein product MTLSRWHVKTARSKTLCNLMHKVATKLAVSSYGEGELMSLLQTLYIKQPPSTTSFSGDDDEPEWFEYKIKETNMFTVDKYQQIGFFPKEKAYALRYQTAGMLETVLRQGVLGEDDIGEESPRNLKLPSKRPSIVCENCLYSLEKDRRVRAFHIMDPNGILEMILVFLEERGNGEAIPPSFDNFKEDSERILPHLGTWKGHSRTTRTGVYGGTITEADTTAVLEMNMDGKLVQEITSTSGATNITTNVHWTGTMSKNLVTFDGGFQLTLLPGGIYMGCPSDVATNVQESTAFHLEFCWLESPGKRQRLIRTYDVEGLAVSSTYFIESKV
- the LOC132621710 gene encoding uncharacterized protein LOC132621710 isoform X1, whose translation is MTLSRWHVKTARSKTLWSKSNKQIETKGVISFDKYSYPIINLMHKVATKLAVSSYGEGELMSLLQTLYIKQPPSTTSFSGDDDEPEWFEYKIKETNMFTVDKYQQIGFFPKEKAYALRYQTAGMLETVLRQGVLGEDDIGEESPRNLKLPSKRPSIVCENCLYSLEKDRRVRAFHIMDPNGILEMILVFLEERGNGEAIPPSFDNFKEDSERILPHLGTWKGHSRTTRTGVYGGTITEADTTAVLEMNMDGKLVQEITSTSGATNITTNVHWTGTMSKNLVTFDGGFQLTLLPGGIYMGCPSDVATNVQESTAFHLEFCWLESPGKRQRLIRTYDVEGLAVSSTYFIESKV
- the LOC132621710 gene encoding uncharacterized protein LOC132621710 isoform X3, whose translation is MHKVATKLAVSSYGEGELMSLLQTLYIKQPPSTTSFSGDDDEPEWFEYKIKETNMFTVDKYQQIGFFPKEKAYALRYQTAGMLETVLRQGVLGEDDIGEESPRNLKLPSKRPSIVCENCLYSLEKDRRVRAFHIMDPNGILEMILVFLEERGNGEAIPPSFDNFKEDSERILPHLGTWKGHSRTTRTGVYGGTITEADTTAVLEMNMDGKLVQEITSTSGATNITTNVHWTGTMSKNLVTFDGGFQLTLLPGGIYMGCPSDVATNVQESTAFHLEFCWLESPGKRQRLIRTYDVEGLAVSSTYFIESKV